From a single Miscanthus floridulus cultivar M001 chromosome 8, ASM1932011v1, whole genome shotgun sequence genomic region:
- the LOC136472174 gene encoding large ribosomal subunit protein eL34-like, with protein sequence MVQRLTYRKRHSYATKSNQTRVVKTPGGRLVYQYTKKRASGPKCPVTGKKIQGIPHLRPAEYKRSRLSRNRRTVNRPYGGVLSGTAVRERIIRAFLVEEQKIVKKVLKIQKTKDKASKS encoded by the exons ATGGTGCAGCGGCTCACCTACCGGAAGCGGCACAGCTACGCCACCAAATCCAACCAGACCCGCGTCGTCAAGACCCCTG GCGGGAGGCTTGTGTACCAGTACACCAAGAAGCGCGCGAGCGGACCGAAGTGCCCCGTCACCGGGAAGAAGATCCAAGGA ATTCCACACCTGAGACCTGCTGAGTACAAGAGGTCCCGATTGTCAAGGAACCGCAGGACTGTGAACCGTCCATATGGTGGTGTTCTGTCTGGTACTGCAGTTAGAGAGAG GATCATCCGTGCCTTTTTGGTCGAGGAGCAGAAGATCGTGAAGAAGGTGTTGAAGATCCAAAAGACCAAGGACAAGGCCTCCAAGAGCTAG